From the Meriones unguiculatus strain TT.TT164.6M chromosome 12, Bangor_MerUng_6.1, whole genome shotgun sequence genome, one window contains:
- the Orc1 gene encoding origin recognition complex subunit 1 isoform X2, whose protein sequence is MPSYLTRQKTRQTFSWVGRPLPDRKQHCQIYREMCMKVNDCSTEIHIKVGQFVLIKGDNNEKPYVAKLIELFEDGSEVPPKKCAQVQWLVRFSEIPVYKRHLLGRRPDAQEIFWYDCSDCDNNIFVETIISPVQVVALAPDEVIPMDQKNEGTLFVKLSWNKKRFTPLAPEVLAALGKLEDSPDCKKPLEAKIKNLKRRPWTTTQQVLKRIKSSHSTSKSHETPVHPVAPNSSKPVELGGFPRKPNTRLSRKILCDSLDSQKTSKRKAPFSETTLPPKRSRRPGEKKTSSVLKTRGKNGQAQLFCAKGRMTQGAQGPVMITKEFRMEGLLSPVRSKQRSSVVPSVVLTPEYIGREVKEQEAYQESTLASHRVRRRNSALTVKRIRQQLWLLDGKKSDHEEEEHMSSAEVSDSMSEEEEEEDFIFSLPKRGPQQQSRNRRMASRPSLQSPSTTPQKSIRDRNLAVQEPTSVLEEARLRLHVSAVPDSLPCREQEFQDIYNFVESKLLDGTGGCMYISGVPGTGKTATVHEVIRCLQQAAQTNDVPPFQYIEVNGMKLTEPHQVYVQILQKLTGQKATANHAAELLAKRFCSRGSPQETTVLLVDELDLLWTHKQDVMYNLFDWPTHKGAQLVVLTIANTMDLPERIMMNRVSSRLGLTRMSFQPYSHSQLKQILVSRLEHLKAFEDDAIQLVARKVAALSGDARRCLDICRRATEICELSHQRGDSLGLVTVAHLMEAIDEMFSSSYIVAIKNCSVLEQGFLRAIIAEFRRTGLEEATFQQIYSQHVALCRMEGLPYPTMSETMAVCSHLGSSRLLLVEPSRNDLLLRVRLNVSQDDVLYALKEE, encoded by the exons GATCTGAAGTTCCTCCCAAGAAATGTGCCCAAGTACAGTGGCTTGTCCGATTCTCTGAGATTCCTGTGTATAAAAGGCATTTGTTAGGCCGGAGGCCTGATGCACAGGAGATCTTCTGGTATGACTGTTCTGACTGTGATAACAACATTTTTGTGGAAACCATCATTAGCCCTGTTCAG GTAGTGGCATTAGCCCCAGATGAAGTAATCCCTATGGACCAGAAAAATGAGGGGACACTGTTCGTGAAGCTGTCCTGGAATAAAAAGAGATTCACGCCGCTGGCACCTGAAGTACTTGCAGCCCTGGGAAAGCTAGAAGATAGCCCTGATTGCAAGAAACCTTTGGAAGCcaaaattaagaatttaaaaaggCGTCCTTGGACCACAACACAACAAGTGCTCAAAAGGATTAAATCAAGTCACTCCACCTCCAAATCTCATGAAACTCCTGTTCATCCTGTCGCCCCCAACTCAAGCAAACCAGTGGAACTTGGTG GTTTTCCCAGGAAGCCTAACACGAGGCTATCTCGGAAGATCTTATGTGACTCCTTGGATTCTCAAAAAACATCTAAACGAAAAGCACCCTTCTCTGAGACAACCTTACCACCTAAAAGGTCTCGTCGGCCTGGTGAAAAGAAGACCTCTTCAGTTTTGAAAACTCGAGGAAAAAATGGACAGGCTCAACTCTTTTGTGCTAAAGGCAGGATGACTCAGGGAGCCCAAGGCCCAGTTATGATTACCAAAGAATTCAGGATGGAAGGGCTGCTCAGCCCTGTCAGGAGCAAGCAGAGGTCCTCAGTGGTGCCTTCTGTGGTTCTGACGCCAGAGTACATTGGGAG GGAGGTAAAAGAACAAGAAGCTTACCAAGAATCCACCCTTGCCTCTCACCGTGTCCGTCGACGGAACTCTGCCTTGACTGTGAAGCGGATTAGGCAGCAGCTTTG GCTTCTAGATGGTAAGAAAAGTGACCACGAAGAAGAAGAGCACATGTCCTCAGCTGAGGTGTCAGACTccatgagtgaggaggaggaagaggaggatttcATTTTCTCCCTTCCAAAGAGAGGTCCCCAGCAGCAGTCCAGGAACCGAAGAATGGCCTCTAGGCCATCACTGCAGAGCCCCTCCACGACACCACAAAAAAGT ATCCGAGACAGAAACCTTGCTGTCCAGGAGCCAACTAGTGTGCTTGAAGAGGCCCGGCTCAG GCTCCATGTTTCTGCTGTACCTGACTCTCTTCCCTGCCGAGAGCAGGAATTCCAAGACATCTACAACTTTGTGGAAAGTAAACTTCTTGATGGGACTGGAGG GTGTATGTACATTTCTGGGGTCCCTGGAACAGGGAAGACAGCCACTGTGCATGAGGTCATACGCTGTCTGCAGCAGGCAGCCCAAACAAATGATGTTCCTCCCTTTCAATATATTGAGGTCAATGGCATGAAGCTGACAGAGCCCCACCAAGTCTATGTGCAGATTTTACAG AAGCTGACGGGCCAGAAGGCAACAGCTAATCATGCGGCAGAACTGCTGGCAAAGCGATTCTGCAGTCGAGGGTCTCCACAGGAAACCACTGTGCTGCTTGTGGATGAG CTCGACCTTCTGTGGACTCACAAACAAGATGTAATGTATAACCTTTTTGATTGGCCTACTCACAAGGGAGCCCAGTTGGTAGTCCTGACCATTGCTAATACCATGGACCTGCCAGAGAGGATCATGATGAACCGTGTGTCCAGCCGGCTG GGCCTCACCAGGATGTCTTTCCAGCCCTATTCTCACAGTCAGCTGAAGCAGATCTTAGTGTCCCGACTCGAACATTTAAAGGCCTTTGAGGATGATGCCATCCAGTTGGTAGCCAGAAAG GTAGCAGCTCTCTCTGGAGATGCCCGGCGCTGCCTGGACATCTGCAGGCGTGCCACAGAGATCTGCGAGCTTTCCCATCAGCGTGGTGACTCCTTGGGCCTGGTGACTGTGGCCCACTTAATGGAAGCTATAGATGAAATGTTCTCCTCTTCCTACATCGTGGCTATCAA AAACTGTTCCGTCCTGGAACAGGGCTTCCTGAGAGCCATTATTGCGGAATTCCGTCGGACAGGACTAGAGGAAGCAACGTTTCAACAG ATATACAGTCAGCATGTGGCTCTATGCAGGATGGAGGGACTGCCTTACCCTACCATGTCAGAGACCATGGCTGTGTGCTCACATCTGGGTTCTAGCCGCCTCCTTCTAGTGGAGCCCAGCAGGAATGACCTACTCCTGCGAGTGAGACTCAATGTCAGCCAGGATGACGTTCTCTATGCTTTGAAAGAAGAGTGA
- the Orc1 gene encoding origin recognition complex subunit 1 isoform X1 yields the protein MPSYLTRQKTRQTFSWVGRPLPDRKQHCQIYREMCMKVNDCSTEIHIKVGQFVLIKGDNNEKPYVAKLIELFEDGSEVPPKKCAQVQWLVRFSEIPVYKRHLLGRRPDAQEIFWYDCSDCDNNIFVETIISPVQVVALAPDEVIPMDQKNEGTLFVKLSWNKKRFTPLAPEVLAALGKLEDSPDCKKPLEAKIKNLKRRPWTTTQQVLKRIKSSHSTSKSHETPVHPVAPNSSKPVELGGFPRKPNTRLSRKILCDSLDSQKTSKRKAPFSETTLPPKRSRRPGEKKTSSVLKTRGKNGQAQLFCAKGRMTQGAQGPVMITKEFRMEGLLSPVRSKQRSSVVPSVVLTPEYIGREVKEQEAYQESTLASHRVRRRNSALTVKRIRQQLWLLDGKKSDHEEEEHMSSAEVSDSMSEEEEEEDFIFSLPKRGPQQQSRNRRMASRPSLQSPSTTPQKSRNPRTPHHAIPQIRDRNLAVQEPTSVLEEARLRLHVSAVPDSLPCREQEFQDIYNFVESKLLDGTGGCMYISGVPGTGKTATVHEVIRCLQQAAQTNDVPPFQYIEVNGMKLTEPHQVYVQILQKLTGQKATANHAAELLAKRFCSRGSPQETTVLLVDELDLLWTHKQDVMYNLFDWPTHKGAQLVVLTIANTMDLPERIMMNRVSSRLGLTRMSFQPYSHSQLKQILVSRLEHLKAFEDDAIQLVARKVAALSGDARRCLDICRRATEICELSHQRGDSLGLVTVAHLMEAIDEMFSSSYIVAIKNCSVLEQGFLRAIIAEFRRTGLEEATFQQIYSQHVALCRMEGLPYPTMSETMAVCSHLGSSRLLLVEPSRNDLLLRVRLNVSQDDVLYALKEE from the exons GATCTGAAGTTCCTCCCAAGAAATGTGCCCAAGTACAGTGGCTTGTCCGATTCTCTGAGATTCCTGTGTATAAAAGGCATTTGTTAGGCCGGAGGCCTGATGCACAGGAGATCTTCTGGTATGACTGTTCTGACTGTGATAACAACATTTTTGTGGAAACCATCATTAGCCCTGTTCAG GTAGTGGCATTAGCCCCAGATGAAGTAATCCCTATGGACCAGAAAAATGAGGGGACACTGTTCGTGAAGCTGTCCTGGAATAAAAAGAGATTCACGCCGCTGGCACCTGAAGTACTTGCAGCCCTGGGAAAGCTAGAAGATAGCCCTGATTGCAAGAAACCTTTGGAAGCcaaaattaagaatttaaaaaggCGTCCTTGGACCACAACACAACAAGTGCTCAAAAGGATTAAATCAAGTCACTCCACCTCCAAATCTCATGAAACTCCTGTTCATCCTGTCGCCCCCAACTCAAGCAAACCAGTGGAACTTGGTG GTTTTCCCAGGAAGCCTAACACGAGGCTATCTCGGAAGATCTTATGTGACTCCTTGGATTCTCAAAAAACATCTAAACGAAAAGCACCCTTCTCTGAGACAACCTTACCACCTAAAAGGTCTCGTCGGCCTGGTGAAAAGAAGACCTCTTCAGTTTTGAAAACTCGAGGAAAAAATGGACAGGCTCAACTCTTTTGTGCTAAAGGCAGGATGACTCAGGGAGCCCAAGGCCCAGTTATGATTACCAAAGAATTCAGGATGGAAGGGCTGCTCAGCCCTGTCAGGAGCAAGCAGAGGTCCTCAGTGGTGCCTTCTGTGGTTCTGACGCCAGAGTACATTGGGAG GGAGGTAAAAGAACAAGAAGCTTACCAAGAATCCACCCTTGCCTCTCACCGTGTCCGTCGACGGAACTCTGCCTTGACTGTGAAGCGGATTAGGCAGCAGCTTTG GCTTCTAGATGGTAAGAAAAGTGACCACGAAGAAGAAGAGCACATGTCCTCAGCTGAGGTGTCAGACTccatgagtgaggaggaggaagaggaggatttcATTTTCTCCCTTCCAAAGAGAGGTCCCCAGCAGCAGTCCAGGAACCGAAGAATGGCCTCTAGGCCATCACTGCAGAGCCCCTCCACGACACCACAAAAAAGT CGTAATCCTAGAACACCTCATCATGCCATTCCTCAGATCCGAGACAGAAACCTTGCTGTCCAGGAGCCAACTAGTGTGCTTGAAGAGGCCCGGCTCAG GCTCCATGTTTCTGCTGTACCTGACTCTCTTCCCTGCCGAGAGCAGGAATTCCAAGACATCTACAACTTTGTGGAAAGTAAACTTCTTGATGGGACTGGAGG GTGTATGTACATTTCTGGGGTCCCTGGAACAGGGAAGACAGCCACTGTGCATGAGGTCATACGCTGTCTGCAGCAGGCAGCCCAAACAAATGATGTTCCTCCCTTTCAATATATTGAGGTCAATGGCATGAAGCTGACAGAGCCCCACCAAGTCTATGTGCAGATTTTACAG AAGCTGACGGGCCAGAAGGCAACAGCTAATCATGCGGCAGAACTGCTGGCAAAGCGATTCTGCAGTCGAGGGTCTCCACAGGAAACCACTGTGCTGCTTGTGGATGAG CTCGACCTTCTGTGGACTCACAAACAAGATGTAATGTATAACCTTTTTGATTGGCCTACTCACAAGGGAGCCCAGTTGGTAGTCCTGACCATTGCTAATACCATGGACCTGCCAGAGAGGATCATGATGAACCGTGTGTCCAGCCGGCTG GGCCTCACCAGGATGTCTTTCCAGCCCTATTCTCACAGTCAGCTGAAGCAGATCTTAGTGTCCCGACTCGAACATTTAAAGGCCTTTGAGGATGATGCCATCCAGTTGGTAGCCAGAAAG GTAGCAGCTCTCTCTGGAGATGCCCGGCGCTGCCTGGACATCTGCAGGCGTGCCACAGAGATCTGCGAGCTTTCCCATCAGCGTGGTGACTCCTTGGGCCTGGTGACTGTGGCCCACTTAATGGAAGCTATAGATGAAATGTTCTCCTCTTCCTACATCGTGGCTATCAA AAACTGTTCCGTCCTGGAACAGGGCTTCCTGAGAGCCATTATTGCGGAATTCCGTCGGACAGGACTAGAGGAAGCAACGTTTCAACAG ATATACAGTCAGCATGTGGCTCTATGCAGGATGGAGGGACTGCCTTACCCTACCATGTCAGAGACCATGGCTGTGTGCTCACATCTGGGTTCTAGCCGCCTCCTTCTAGTGGAGCCCAGCAGGAATGACCTACTCCTGCGAGTGAGACTCAATGTCAGCCAGGATGACGTTCTCTATGCTTTGAAAGAAGAGTGA